Proteins encoded in a region of the Oscillatoria nigro-viridis PCC 7112 genome:
- a CDS encoding IS5 family transposase (programmed frameshift): protein MYRKAELAPSPPSEFELPFGGRLSADNRWVKMAELIPWSEFESEYAENFPTEMGAPAKSFRMALGALIIKEKLGISDRETVEQIRENPYLQYFIGQSTYSNELPFDPSLLVHFRQRISANLINKVNEKMVKKMLETTSVKTEKKKDSDAKNELPNQGKLIIDATCTPADISYPTDLGLLNRARVHTEKIIDILYKSLKVKIKNKPRTYRKIARKDYLAVAKQKRPTRNKKRQAIKKQLQYIKRNIAHIEQLIESGATLENLNKKQYKTLLVVAEVYRQQLWLFENNKQSIEDRIVSLSQPHIRPIIRGKAGKPVEFGAKISASCFEGYVFLDRMSWDNFNESGDLKAQIEAYYAFTGYYPESVHADRIYRNRENRAWCKERGIRISGPPLGRPPANVSKETKKQALEDERIRNAIEGKFGTCKRRFSLNRVMAKLDNTSQTAIAITFLVMNLSTWLRRVFCIFFCRFLKTMPGYGSMIIKNYILVSYKNKKLCFAELESPINCDRDFS, encoded by the exons GTGTACAGAAAAGCTGAGCTTGCTCCAAGCCCCCCATCCGAGTTTGAACTGCCCTTCGGAGGAAGGTTGTCAGCAGACAACCGTTGGGTAAAAATGGCCGAACTAATTCCTTGGTCAGAATTTGAATCAGAATATGCTGAAAATTTCCCGACAGAAATGGGCGCACCAGCTAAATCCTTTCGGATGGCATTGGGGGCATTGATCATTAAAGAAAAACTCGGAATTAGCGATCGGGAAACAGTAGAACAAATTCGCGAAAACCCATATCTACAATACTTTATCGGTCAATCAACCTACAGTAATGAACTACCCTTTGACCCATCACTATTAGTTCACTTTCGGCAACGAATCAGTGCGAACTTAATTAACAAAGTGAACGAAAAAATGGTCAAGAAAATGCTTGAAACCACCTCAGTTAAAACCGAAAAAAAAAAGGATTCGGACGCAAAAAATGAGTTACCCAATCAAGGAAAATTAATCATAGATGCAACCTGTACCCCAGCCGACATTAGCTATCCGACCGACTTAGGACTATTAAATCGAGCCAGAGTTCATACCGAAAAAATCATCGACATTCTCTATAAGTCTCTCAAAGTAAAAATCAAGAACAAACCCAGAACCTACCGAAAAATAGCCAGAAAAGACTACTTAGCAGTAGCGAAACAAAAACGTCCCACCCGGAACAAAAAAAGACAAGCAATTAAGAAACAACTGCAATATATCAAAAGAAACATAGCTCATATTGAACAGCTAATCGAGTCAGGTGCTACCCTAGAAAATCTGAATAAAAAGCAATATAAAACCTTGTTAGTGGTAGCTGAAGTTTATAGGCAACAGCTCTGGTTATTTGAAAATAACAAACAGAGCATAGAGGATAGAATAGTAAGTTTAAGCCAACCCCATATCCGTCCCATTATCAGAGGAAAAGCGGGGAAACCAGTAGAGTTTGGAGCTAAAATATCAGCGAGTTGCTTTGAAGGATATGTATTTTTAGACCGGATGAGTTGGGATAACTTTAACGAATCGGGAGACTTAAAAGCCCAAATAGAAGCGTATTATGCTTTCACAGGATACTATCCAGAATCAGTCCATGCAGATCGCATTTATCGAAATCGAGAAAACCGAGCATGGTGTAAAGAAAGAGGAATTAGAATTAGTGGACCGCCTTTAGGAAGACCTCCAGCTAATGTGAGCAAAGAAACAAAAAAACAAGCCTTAGAAGATGAAAGAATTAGAAATGCGATTGAAGGAAAATTTGGGACTTGC AAACGAAGATTCAGCTTGAATCGGGTCATGGCAAAACTTGATAATACTTCTCAAACAGCTATTGCTATTACTTTTTTAGTAATGAACCTTTCTACCTGGTTAAGACGGGTTTTTTGTATCTTTTTCTGCCGATTTCTGAAAACAATGCCTGGTTACGGTTCAATGATTATCAAAAATTATATCTTGGTAAGTTACAAAAACAAAAAATTATGTTTCGCCGAACTTGAATCACCCATCAATTGCGATCGTGATTTTTCTTAA
- a CDS encoding YncE family protein — MTLIQQALNIPTPAASNSAAAPKLQAASLKFKDENNQPFEGNEPILFLKASNVLANNLGDPLGSRIEDLVVKFYVGDRVYEQAVLPNLSATLGDNQFEVAVKVPNTVVLGESYISLSRRQNQLVDQNLTEPVYEEIEYNSNPIWLDTGTEYVFAALKGADAVAVLDGTDPESVVAASSSSNLLLSTIPVGDEKSDSPRDLAVTSDGTRVYVILEESGRVALVDPMVLQQVDTKPDTPGINPIDLPSGATPRSIAIDPRNQYAYISDRKLGNIYVLDIDPFSEEYHQVIQTISLSSVTGGLNEIAISSDGRKLFAAAPSPLTNQIFAVNIDPEDQPLDPSQNPRKWHQEIGVVNTFAGVQGMAATVYPNRMTFTNTGNDSKGFGVLTITNDDPTSFVATANDYVALSLGDPLMGGSLDYFDVNRAVAVTVMRDGSYAFVAAKNDSLQTGVESIDGVQAGSNIGIIKDPFGPTPKLVAATRPIPKGATTDLVLSNDNKYLYASYPSESGGGGVYVFDVEEIIRTLENPGDFRIDNLDRGVKSPYFNSNPAASRPVSFSNFQSVPIDDINPAISIAADYGIVTGNWPANQFLYGVFDSKHSPIATAGSPWGMAASLSIQEDEKERLQELSQRLAELVEMRDTADNPNDVDKLLERPIRQRDGLLRKISVEVQRDKYGDEVNVSPVELEGGRLIFEINYENLFQTFYGSSSVAWNIAPLEKRAVFDIGRELASQRVNLPAGTKLKTMLGFGGTTAQGLVQPYPGDIDYVETFDVSAPNAQNAAKAIVDTLIEFVTRNQTNPRVEFDKIIIRNSEGDRLVYKSLSELVNNRSTISEALQGLNGTDRDFINTFWRAKVDGDRFIGITKVLGISAKHATTGEMLFSTQPFSEDAEFYLIEEDTSITNLPLETRPGGAEFQTAFILKQPETFPKEKLGWYASTMRKEVLDLVLNNKENPQSGYKPDGKYLKAAKRAFNYFMALGNMEAMEAITPVFSTLQAQVNQQVAVMEAILSALTTQDVPTRILRTYDAEAMLNNVADIIDSLLPGVGGEVNKTPEQIAAELRTLAAQLEETSDGLLKPNQNQADRLDELLNSAKSTINRGVREMVQPILDTYLINYHQNLP; from the coding sequence TTGACACTGATTCAGCAAGCCCTAAATATACCAACACCAGCAGCTTCCAATTCCGCAGCCGCACCTAAACTTCAAGCAGCCTCTCTGAAGTTCAAAGACGAAAACAATCAACCCTTTGAGGGTAACGAACCGATTCTTTTCCTCAAAGCCAGTAACGTTCTGGCGAACAATTTGGGCGATCCTTTGGGCAGCCGGATCGAAGACTTAGTTGTTAAATTCTACGTTGGCGATCGCGTTTACGAGCAGGCAGTATTGCCCAACCTTAGCGCAACTTTGGGAGACAACCAGTTTGAAGTGGCAGTTAAAGTACCTAATACTGTAGTTTTGGGCGAGTCTTACATTTCCTTATCCAGACGGCAGAATCAACTGGTCGATCAGAACCTGACGGAACCAGTGTATGAGGAGATCGAATACAACAGCAATCCCATTTGGCTGGACACTGGAACTGAGTATGTTTTTGCAGCGCTAAAAGGTGCTGATGCTGTCGCAGTTTTAGACGGTACCGATCCCGAGTCAGTTGTGGCAGCTTCTAGCAGTTCTAATTTACTGCTTTCTACCATTCCTGTGGGAGATGAGAAGAGCGACAGCCCGCGAGACTTAGCTGTGACGAGTGACGGAACCCGCGTTTACGTAATCCTGGAGGAGTCTGGTCGTGTGGCATTGGTCGATCCGATGGTTTTGCAACAGGTGGACACCAAACCAGATACTCCCGGCATCAACCCGATCGATTTGCCTAGCGGTGCAACGCCTCGGTCAATTGCGATCGACCCCCGCAACCAATACGCCTATATATCTGATAGGAAGCTAGGAAACATTTATGTCCTGGACATCGACCCCTTCTCCGAAGAATACCATCAGGTCATCCAGACTATCTCCCTAAGCTCAGTAACGGGTGGGTTGAATGAAATAGCTATTAGCAGTGACGGACGCAAGCTCTTCGCCGCTGCACCAAGCCCCCTAACTAACCAGATTTTCGCGGTGAATATCGATCCTGAAGACCAACCCCTCGATCCAAGCCAGAACCCCCGCAAGTGGCATCAGGAGATTGGTGTGGTAAATACTTTTGCTGGGGTGCAGGGAATGGCTGCTACCGTCTATCCGAATCGGATGACGTTTACTAACACCGGTAATGATAGTAAGGGCTTTGGCGTATTAACAATTACCAACGACGATCCCACTAGCTTTGTCGCTACTGCCAACGATTATGTGGCGCTAAGTTTGGGTGACCCCCTAATGGGCGGTTCCCTAGATTACTTTGATGTCAATCGGGCGGTGGCTGTCACGGTGATGCGCGATGGGTCCTATGCGTTTGTGGCCGCGAAAAACGACAGTTTGCAAACCGGAGTAGAAAGCATAGACGGGGTGCAAGCAGGAAGCAATATCGGCATCATTAAAGACCCGTTTGGACCCACTCCGAAACTGGTGGCGGCAACTCGACCGATACCAAAAGGGGCAACCACTGATTTGGTACTTTCTAACGATAACAAATACCTCTATGCTTCCTATCCCAGCGAGAGCGGCGGCGGGGGCGTGTATGTCTTTGATGTCGAGGAAATTATCAGAACTTTGGAAAATCCAGGAGATTTTAGAATCGACAACCTCGACAGAGGTGTCAAATCGCCTTACTTCAACTCCAATCCTGCTGCGAGCCGTCCGGTCAGCTTTAGTAACTTCCAGAGCGTTCCAATTGACGATATTAACCCAGCAATTAGTATCGCTGCTGACTATGGGATTGTTACGGGGAATTGGCCTGCCAACCAGTTTTTATACGGTGTGTTTGATAGCAAGCACAGTCCGATCGCAACGGCTGGAAGCCCTTGGGGAATGGCAGCAAGCTTGAGTATCCAAGAAGATGAGAAGGAAAGGTTGCAGGAGCTAAGCCAGAGGCTCGCAGAGCTGGTCGAAATGCGCGATACAGCAGACAATCCCAACGACGTGGACAAACTTCTTGAAAGACCTATTAGACAACGGGATGGACTGTTAAGAAAAATCTCAGTTGAGGTTCAAAGAGATAAATATGGAGATGAAGTGAATGTTAGTCCCGTTGAGCTGGAGGGAGGCAGATTAATCTTTGAAATCAACTACGAAAATCTTTTTCAAACTTTTTATGGTAGTAGCTCTGTTGCATGGAATATCGCACCGCTCGAAAAACGAGCTGTATTCGATATTGGTAGAGAGCTTGCTTCCCAACGAGTAAATTTACCGGCAGGTACTAAGCTCAAGACCATGTTGGGTTTTGGCGGAACTACCGCTCAAGGGCTTGTTCAACCTTACCCAGGCGATATCGATTATGTGGAAACGTTTGACGTATCCGCTCCCAATGCTCAAAATGCAGCGAAGGCTATTGTCGATACTCTTATTGAGTTTGTAACACGCAATCAAACAAACCCAAGAGTTGAATTTGACAAGATTATAATCAGAAATTCCGAAGGAGATCGCTTAGTATATAAGAGTCTCAGCGAACTTGTAAATAATCGCAGTACAATTTCGGAGGCGTTACAAGGATTAAATGGAACCGATCGGGATTTTATCAATACCTTCTGGCGGGCGAAGGTCGATGGAGACCGTTTTATCGGCATTACTAAGGTTTTAGGCATCTCCGCTAAACACGCAACGACGGGAGAGATGCTTTTCTCTACCCAGCCTTTCTCTGAGGATGCAGAATTTTACCTAATCGAAGAAGATACAAGCATTACAAATCTTCCTTTGGAAACTCGACCGGGGGGAGCGGAGTTTCAGACTGCCTTTATCCTTAAACAGCCCGAAACATTTCCAAAGGAAAAACTGGGTTGGTATGCCAGTACAATGCGTAAAGAGGTACTCGATCTGGTACTCAATAACAAAGAAAACCCGCAATCAGGCTATAAGCCCGATGGCAAATATCTCAAGGCGGCAAAACGCGCATTTAACTATTTCATGGCTCTTGGTAACATGGAAGCGATGGAGGCTATCACACCTGTTTTCAGCACCCTACAAGCACAAGTTAACCAGCAAGTTGCTGTCATGGAAGCGATTCTATCTGCTTTGACTACTCAAGATGTACCTACTCGAATCCTTAGAACATATGATGCTGAAGCAATGCTCAATAACGTTGCAGACATTATCGATAGTCTTCTACCGGGAGTAGGAGGCGAGGTGAATAAAACACCTGAGCAAATAGCTGCTGAATTAAGAACACTTGCAGCACAGCTTGAAGAAACTTCAGATGGCTTATTGAAACCCAATCAAAACCAAGCTGATAGGCTGGATGAATTATTAAATTCAGCTAAATCAACGATTAATCGCGGTGTTAGAGAGATGGTTCAACCAATATTGGATACCTACCTAATCAACTACCATCAAAACCTCCCATAA